A region of Dehalococcoidia bacterium DNA encodes the following proteins:
- a CDS encoding M23 family metallopeptidase encodes PASGEITSHYGPGHPLGIDIAQASGPIRAATDGVVFFAGGSPCCSYGRFVVIDGPDGIRTLYAHFESIAVKTGERVKAGQVIGEIGCSGTCSGPHLHFEVFDRGVRRNPLLYLP; translated from the coding sequence GGCCGGCCTCCGGGGAGATCACGAGCCACTATGGCCCCGGACACCCGCTGGGGATCGACATCGCCCAGGCGAGCGGCCCAATCCGAGCAGCGACGGACGGCGTCGTGTTCTTTGCCGGCGGGTCGCCTTGCTGTTCCTACGGGCGCTTCGTCGTGATCGACGGCCCGGACGGCATTCGCACTCTGTACGCACACTTCGAATCGATCGCCGTAAAAACGGGCGAGCGCGTCAAGGCCGGACAGGTCATCGGTGAAATCGGTTGCTCCGGGACGTGCTCCGGCCCGCACCTGCACTTCGAGGTGTTCGACCGGGGCGTGCGCCGCAACCCTCTGCTCTATCTGCCCTAG